From the Halorhabdus utahensis DSM 12940 genome, one window contains:
- a CDS encoding DUF5795 family protein has protein sequence MAENRVVQGRMVTAVKLAELIEDDDVMDAESIADADRTCPECGGDVLEVGYMPSITEFVTGEKCQDCEWATTDRE, from the coding sequence ATGGCCGAAAATAGAGTCGTCCAGGGACGGATGGTGACCGCCGTCAAACTGGCAGAACTTATCGAGGACGACGACGTCATGGACGCCGAATCGATCGCAGACGCGGACCGTACATGCCCCGAGTGCGGTGGCGACGTCCTGGAAGTCGGATATATGCCCTCCATCACCGAGTTCGTGACCGGAGAGAAGTGCCAGGACTGTGAATGGGCAACGACCGACAGGGAGTGA
- a CDS encoding DUF5794 domain-containing protein — MSSSQHPIALAIERRVGGDGRLLATVMCLPLVDGVFPALILAGAVGSFSGIFEVGLLVFGGSATVAVILADMDGSPREQALTVAGVGVVLLPIAALEAALAPTIASVLDLAIFERFAGLVILAIAAQTASSQLADVIPRPAVIVGFGLVASLDLNGAEFSVATDPGLVINGTAAALVGVGFALLVALTGPWLRASVDLDRFRFGSAVALGVLALSVYGLVPSDAPLSLAVLAMAGLLAFDPDRDLLFPADDAGREPENEASLPDGGDQSDAPNTVGTDTKNSDDRSPWL; from the coding sequence ATGAGTAGCTCCCAACATCCGATCGCGCTCGCCATCGAGCGGCGGGTCGGTGGTGACGGGCGCCTCCTCGCGACGGTGATGTGTCTCCCGCTGGTCGATGGCGTCTTTCCGGCACTCATCCTCGCAGGTGCAGTCGGGAGTTTCTCCGGCATTTTCGAGGTCGGGTTGCTGGTCTTCGGCGGGAGTGCCACGGTGGCGGTCATCCTCGCCGACATGGACGGGAGTCCACGCGAGCAGGCGCTCACTGTCGCTGGCGTCGGGGTCGTCCTGCTCCCCATTGCAGCGCTGGAAGCGGCCCTCGCGCCGACGATCGCGAGCGTGCTCGATCTGGCGATCTTCGAGCGCTTCGCCGGGTTGGTCATCCTGGCGATCGCCGCCCAGACGGCCAGTTCCCAACTTGCGGACGTGATCCCACGGCCGGCTGTGATCGTCGGGTTCGGGCTGGTCGCCAGCCTCGATCTCAACGGTGCAGAATTCTCCGTCGCAACGGATCCCGGACTCGTCATCAACGGGACGGCAGCGGCGCTGGTCGGCGTCGGGTTTGCGCTCCTGGTTGCGCTGACCGGTCCATGGCTGCGAGCGAGCGTCGACCTCGACCGGTTCCGCTTTGGCAGTGCCGTCGCGCTTGGCGTGCTCGCGCTGTCAGTGTACGGCCTCGTCCCCAGTGATGCCCCGCTCTCGCTTGCCGTCCTTGCGATGGCCGGGCTACTGGCGTTCGACCCGGATCGTGACCTGCTGTTTCCGGCCGACGACGCTGGTAGAGAGCCAGAAAACGAAGCGTCGCTGCCTGACGGCGGCGATCAGTCCGACGCACCCAATACGGTTGGAACTGACACGAAGAACAGCGACGACCGATCTCCGTGGCTGTAG
- the guaB gene encoding IMP dehydrogenase, giving the protein MAKNNRPFSAKLEVPEALTFDDVLLRPKESRVEPDDATTETHVSKNVSLNVPVLSAAMDTVTESDMAIAMARHGGLGVIHRNMDVDRMVTEIERVKRADELIIRDVVTADPDQTVRDVDAMMQRQGVSGAPVVGDDDEVLGIISATDIRPYLEVGDSDAVREAMTDEVITTEADVSPREALELMYEHKIERVPIVDEENRLIGLVTMQGILQRREYDQAARDGNGRLRCGVAVGPFETERAIAADDAGADVIFIDCAHAHNLDVVDTARDIKAEIDADIVVGNIGTREAAEDLVDFADGLKVGIGPGSICTTRIVSGSGMPQLSAVAEVADVAADHDVPVIADGGIRYSGDAIKAIGAGADAVMLGSYFAGTDEAPGRIITRNGKKYKQYRGMGSVGAMKSGGGERYLKDVEDQEEEDYVPEGVEAATPYQGPVENELHQMVGGMQSGMGYVGAESVPEFQERAEFVRVSSAGQQENHPHDVLITDEAPNYSPGE; this is encoded by the coding sequence ATGGCGAAGAACAATCGACCGTTTTCGGCGAAACTTGAGGTACCGGAGGCGCTGACGTTCGACGACGTACTGTTGCGACCGAAGGAGAGTCGCGTCGAGCCTGACGATGCGACGACCGAGACCCATGTTTCGAAGAACGTCTCGCTGAACGTTCCCGTTCTCTCGGCGGCGATGGACACTGTCACCGAGAGTGACATGGCGATCGCGATGGCTCGTCACGGTGGCCTTGGCGTCATCCACCGGAATATGGACGTCGACCGGATGGTCACCGAGATCGAGCGCGTCAAGCGCGCCGACGAACTCATCATCCGTGACGTTGTCACGGCCGATCCGGACCAGACTGTCCGTGATGTCGACGCGATGATGCAACGACAGGGTGTCAGCGGTGCCCCCGTGGTGGGTGACGACGACGAGGTGCTCGGTATCATCTCGGCGACGGACATCCGACCGTACCTCGAAGTCGGCGATTCCGACGCTGTCCGGGAAGCCATGACTGACGAAGTCATCACGACGGAAGCTGATGTCTCCCCGCGTGAGGCGCTCGAACTCATGTACGAGCACAAGATCGAGCGCGTCCCGATCGTCGACGAGGAGAATCGACTCATCGGGCTCGTGACGATGCAGGGGATCCTCCAGCGCCGTGAATACGATCAGGCCGCTCGTGACGGGAACGGTCGCCTCCGATGTGGCGTCGCCGTCGGTCCCTTCGAGACGGAGCGGGCCATCGCAGCTGACGACGCAGGTGCGGACGTCATCTTCATCGACTGCGCACACGCACACAACCTCGATGTCGTCGACACCGCTCGCGATATCAAAGCGGAAATCGACGCGGACATCGTCGTCGGAAACATCGGCACCCGGGAAGCCGCCGAGGACCTCGTCGACTTCGCCGACGGACTCAAGGTGGGCATCGGCCCGGGCAGTATCTGTACGACGCGAATCGTCTCCGGTTCGGGGATGCCCCAGCTTTCGGCCGTCGCCGAGGTTGCCGACGTGGCCGCCGACCACGACGTGCCCGTCATCGCGGACGGCGGTATCCGGTACTCAGGCGACGCAATCAAGGCCATCGGGGCCGGCGCGGACGCCGTGATGCTCGGGTCGTACTTCGCGGGCACCGACGAGGCTCCAGGTCGCATCATCACGCGCAACGGCAAGAAGTACAAGCAGTACCGTGGCATGGGCAGCGTCGGCGCGATGAAATCAGGCGGCGGCGAGCGGTATCTCAAGGACGTCGAAGACCAGGAAGAGGAGGACTACGTCCCGGAGGGCGTCGAGGCCGCGACGCCGTACCAGGGACCGGTCGAGAACGAACTCCACCAGATGGTCGGCGGAATGCAGTCCGGCATGGGGTACGTCGGAGCCGAGTCGGTCCCGGAGTTCCAGGAGCGCGCGGAGTTCGTTCGTGTCTCCAGTGCCGGCCAGCAGGAGAACCATCCACACGACGTGCTCATCACCGACGAAGCACCGAACTACAGCCCCGGCGAATGA
- a CDS encoding NAD(P)/FAD-dependent oxidoreductase, translating to MREEIGIVGGGIAGAGAAYALADADVTVYEMDTVGGRMASRRRNGCVFDFGANYLEVADPDLEEVIEDAAGEKLVEIEPPVWRFDAAGEITPGDTPQNSRWTGRGGLDEIVRGMINASGATLEDGVGVTHLERLDDGWRVTTEAGEREFDAIVLAVPTASASVLLETADWDAPLREELAIEINQIPYRTMDTVALHFAFELETPYFGLVSEESVYDVAWVSNERHKPGHVPDGETVIVVQFGPSWVVTHPQTSPAAASEAATHRARELIGDDRLVDPNWWEYQRWGDAIPTRSPDEELIEQALDSDLAIAGDWVTGIGRTRSALRSGLKAGRNLQ from the coding sequence ATGCGCGAAGAAATTGGGATCGTCGGTGGCGGCATCGCTGGAGCTGGGGCGGCCTATGCGTTAGCGGACGCTGACGTCACCGTCTACGAAATGGACACCGTCGGGGGGCGGATGGCGAGTCGACGACGGAACGGCTGTGTCTTTGACTTTGGTGCGAACTATCTCGAAGTCGCCGACCCGGATCTCGAGGAGGTGATCGAAGACGCCGCAGGGGAGAAACTCGTCGAGATCGAACCGCCAGTCTGGCGATTCGATGCCGCCGGGGAGATCACGCCGGGCGATACGCCACAGAACTCGCGCTGGACGGGCCGCGGTGGTCTGGATGAGATCGTTCGAGGCATGATCAATGCGAGCGGCGCGACACTCGAAGACGGGGTCGGCGTCACGCACCTCGAACGACTTGACGATGGGTGGCGCGTCACGACCGAAGCAGGTGAACGGGAGTTCGACGCCATCGTGCTCGCAGTCCCGACGGCATCGGCGTCCGTGCTGCTCGAAACCGCCGACTGGGACGCGCCACTGCGGGAGGAACTCGCGATCGAGATCAACCAGATCCCCTACCGGACGATGGATACGGTTGCCCTCCACTTTGCCTTCGAGCTGGAGACGCCGTACTTCGGGCTCGTCAGCGAAGAGAGCGTCTACGACGTCGCGTGGGTGTCGAACGAACGCCACAAGCCCGGCCACGTCCCGGATGGCGAGACGGTGATCGTCGTTCAGTTCGGTCCGAGCTGGGTCGTGACTCACCCACAGACGTCACCGGCCGCTGCCTCCGAAGCGGCGACCCACCGGGCCAGGGAGCTCATCGGCGATGATCGGCTCGTCGATCCGAACTGGTGGGAGTACCAGCGCTGGGGCGATGCGATCCCGACGCGGAGTCCTGACGAGGAACTCATCGAGCAAGCCCTCGATTCGGATCTGGCGATCGCTGGCGACTGGGTTACCGGGATCGGCCGGACGCGATCGGCCCTTCGGAGTGGGCTCAAAGCCGGTCGAAATCTCCAATAA
- a CDS encoding DUF2298 domain-containing protein, which translates to MELGLVALWLGLYLLLLFVGLTISRRILPGLADEGAGIAIPLTLTIVWVVTFLVGHASIVLGLWAGLLVLGLVAGAARYRQGGVDTRIYLETAAVFSIAFCFVVAIRAVDPAVHAIAGEKFLDFGLLQTLLRAESLPPEDMWFAGEPVQYYYGGHLLASLLARMTDTAGRFAYNLNVAGFYAMFVTAAYGLAKNVAADRDLPARLAGVFAAVFVGFASNLVSAVHVIVLMLPDDVATQLAAVAGHELDGLGTGFANFSYWTASRVISGTINEFPLFAWLNGDLHPHMLSPAFLLLAATLLYGYYRTPASHRARRIALLVALGPIAAQLAASNTWSFPSIGGLTILTVALAPASPVTLLPSSVQARLDARSRMRREVWRHALAGVLGMSVLLLGGLLSLPFWLQSVSSQQHLALFPERSGLGPLLLVHGAFLAAFVCYYVRYTRPHGTRRIRRLLLVGVIGLCAVLAPFDLSAIALFGPLILLGWFLRRVEAYEEVPTPGYETVLIVAGAGLVVLVEFVYVSEQAGPGRMNTVFKFYAQVWALWSVAIGVVLVELLADQRPSLGLSSDDWHRGLRVLVAVLLVSTSIYGALALSQHFSGSSGTAPPDEPTLDALAFLETHHPNEAPAIHWLNDNVDGQPTLLSRPTTGSLSGYCTADRDLPNGVTPWDWDVYHWGNAPSTMTGIPTVAGWSHEVGYRDASVYCDRVQDTIQLFTGDPTNQRQLLARYDVTYVYVGPLERGAFPEITIQELDVVTVEKQWDDVTIYRVNQSMLGSNYLRPTRRQ; encoded by the coding sequence ATGGAGCTCGGACTCGTCGCACTGTGGCTGGGGCTGTACCTCCTGTTGCTGTTTGTCGGTCTGACGATCTCGCGTCGAATACTGCCCGGGCTGGCAGACGAAGGAGCCGGGATCGCCATCCCACTCACGCTGACCATCGTCTGGGTGGTCACTTTCCTGGTTGGCCACGCCTCGATCGTTCTCGGGCTCTGGGCGGGGCTGCTCGTGCTTGGACTCGTCGCGGGTGCCGCCCGGTACCGACAGGGGGGCGTGGACACCCGGATCTACCTGGAGACGGCTGCAGTGTTTTCGATCGCGTTCTGCTTCGTCGTGGCGATCAGGGCTGTCGACCCGGCCGTCCACGCTATCGCCGGTGAGAAATTTCTCGACTTCGGGCTGCTCCAGACGTTGCTGCGGGCCGAAAGCCTGCCCCCCGAGGACATGTGGTTCGCCGGCGAACCCGTCCAGTACTACTACGGCGGCCACCTCCTCGCGTCGCTGCTTGCCCGCATGACGGACACTGCCGGTCGGTTCGCCTACAATCTCAACGTCGCCGGTTTTTACGCCATGTTCGTCACGGCTGCCTACGGCCTCGCGAAGAACGTCGCTGCCGATCGCGATCTTCCGGCCCGCCTCGCCGGCGTGTTCGCGGCCGTCTTCGTCGGGTTCGCGAGCAACCTCGTCTCGGCGGTCCACGTGATCGTTTTGATGCTCCCCGACGACGTCGCAACGCAACTCGCGGCGGTCGCCGGCCACGAACTCGACGGCCTGGGGACCGGATTCGCCAACTTCAGTTACTGGACGGCGAGCCGGGTCATCTCGGGGACGATCAACGAGTTCCCGCTGTTCGCGTGGCTCAACGGCGACCTCCATCCTCACATGTTGAGTCCGGCGTTCCTGTTGCTCGCGGCGACGCTCCTCTATGGCTATTACCGAACGCCAGCCAGCCACCGCGCTCGGCGGATCGCGCTGCTTGTCGCCCTCGGTCCGATCGCGGCGCAACTCGCCGCCAGCAACACCTGGTCGTTCCCCTCGATCGGTGGACTCACGATCCTGACCGTCGCACTGGCACCGGCGAGTCCGGTGACCCTCCTGCCGTCGTCAGTCCAGGCCCGCCTCGACGCTCGGAGCCGGATGCGACGGGAAGTGTGGCGACACGCTCTCGCCGGGGTCCTGGGAATGTCGGTTCTCCTGCTCGGCGGGCTCCTGTCGCTGCCGTTCTGGCTGCAATCCGTGAGTAGCCAACAGCACCTGGCACTGTTCCCGGAGCGGAGTGGACTCGGCCCACTCCTGCTGGTTCACGGGGCCTTCCTGGCGGCGTTCGTCTGCTATTACGTCCGATACACGCGTCCGCACGGGACACGACGAATCCGGAGATTGCTGTTGGTGGGTGTGATCGGTCTCTGTGCCGTCTTGGCACCGTTCGATCTGTCCGCAATCGCTCTGTTCGGGCCACTGATCCTGTTGGGCTGGTTCCTCCGTCGCGTCGAGGCGTACGAGGAGGTCCCGACGCCGGGATACGAGACCGTCTTGATCGTGGCCGGGGCTGGGCTCGTGGTGCTCGTCGAGTTCGTCTACGTGAGTGAACAGGCCGGTCCGGGACGGATGAACACCGTGTTCAAGTTCTACGCGCAGGTGTGGGCGCTCTGGTCGGTTGCCATCGGTGTCGTCCTCGTCGAACTCCTTGCTGATCAGCGTCCATCCCTCGGTCTCTCCAGTGACGACTGGCACCGTGGGCTTCGGGTCCTCGTTGCCGTGTTGCTGGTCTCGACGTCGATCTACGGTGCGTTGGCCCTCTCCCAGCACTTCTCGGGATCGTCGGGGACAGCACCACCGGACGAACCGACGCTTGACGCGCTTGCGTTTCTCGAGACACACCATCCGAACGAAGCTCCGGCGATCCACTGGCTGAACGACAACGTCGACGGGCAACCCACCCTGCTGTCCCGACCAACAACCGGGTCGCTGAGTGGGTATTGTACCGCCGACCGGGACCTCCCGAACGGCGTCACGCCGTGGGATTGGGACGTCTACCACTGGGGCAACGCCCCGTCGACGATGACCGGGATTCCGACGGTCGCCGGCTGGAGTCACGAGGTCGGCTATCGCGACGCCTCGGTGTACTGTGACCGCGTCCAGGACACCATCCAGCTGTTCACTGGTGACCCCACAAATCAGCGCCAACTGCTCGCCCGATACGATGTCACGTACGTCTACGTCGGCCCGCTCGAACGGGGGGCCTTCCCGGAGATAACGATCCAGGAACTCGACGTCGTGACGGTCGAAAAGCAGTGGGACGACGTGACGATCTACCGCGTCAACCAGTCGATGCTCGGCTCGAACTATCTCAGGCCGACTCGACGACAGTAA
- a CDS encoding HAH_0734 family protein yields the protein MKRLIIHGDPGIRKDAVIEHDGEEYVCFGINKQGDWHGPAEPQLWCTVGSEDERETFELRNYIPMHMETLSADADAITVVESA from the coding sequence ATGAAGCGTCTCATCATCCACGGCGACCCCGGCATCCGCAAGGACGCCGTGATCGAGCACGATGGCGAGGAATACGTCTGCTTCGGGATCAATAAACAGGGCGACTGGCATGGCCCGGCCGAACCCCAGCTGTGGTGTACGGTCGGCAGCGAGGACGAACGCGAGACCTTCGAGCTCCGGAACTACATCCCGATGCACATGGAGACACTCTCTGCGGACGCCGACGCGATTACTGTCGTCGAGTCGGCCTGA
- a CDS encoding 50S ribosomal protein L44e, producing the protein MQMPRRFNTYCPNCNEHHEHEVERVRQGRSTGMTKVNGRQRERQSGIGNDGKFSKVPGGDKPTKKTNLTYRCSECGNAHLREGWRAGRIEFQE; encoded by the coding sequence ATGCAGATGCCACGCCGATTTAACACCTACTGTCCGAACTGCAACGAGCACCACGAGCACGAAGTCGAGCGGGTCCGACAGGGTCGCTCCACCGGCATGACGAAAGTCAACGGCCGCCAGCGCGAGCGCCAGTCCGGGATCGGGAACGACGGCAAGTTCTCGAAGGTCCCCGGTGGCGACAAGCCGACGAAGAAGACCAACCTCACGTACCGTTGCTCGGAATGTGGCAACGCTCACCTCCGCGAGGGATGGCGCGCCGGCCGGATCGAGTTCCAGGAATAA
- a CDS encoding 30S ribosomal protein S27e, whose amino-acid sequence MTGNFYSVRCPDCENEQVVFGKAASDVVCAVCGNTLVRPTGGKATIEGEVLETVEQR is encoded by the coding sequence ATGACAGGAAACTTCTACAGCGTTCGATGTCCGGACTGTGAGAACGAACAGGTCGTCTTCGGCAAGGCGGCGAGTGACGTCGTCTGTGCCGTCTGCGGGAACACGCTCGTTCGTCCGACCGGTGGGAAGGCCACCATCGAGGGCGAGGTACTCGAGACGGTCGAGCAACGATGA
- a CDS encoding translation initiation factor IF-2 subunit alpha: MKFSGWPEPGELVVGRVDEIEDFGVFVDLLEYEDKRGLAHISEVASGWIKNVRDHVNEGQTVVAKVLDVDKDAQQIDLSIKDVNDHQRKDTIQEWKNEQKADNWMTIAFGEDLEDDRYADIAEELIAGFGSMYDGFEQAAIHGTEPLEETDLAEDEVDAIVEAARENVSVPYVNVTGYVDLTCPESDGVDAIKEAMQAAEGNGEVPEEIELDVTYVGAPEYRIEVQAPDYKTAESQLEASADRATAAIEERGGSAEYHRERTTDEE, from the coding sequence ATGAAGTTCAGTGGCTGGCCCGAACCCGGCGAACTCGTCGTCGGACGCGTCGACGAGATCGAGGACTTCGGCGTGTTCGTCGACCTCCTGGAGTACGAGGACAAGCGCGGGCTGGCCCACATCAGCGAGGTCGCCTCCGGGTGGATCAAGAACGTCCGCGACCACGTCAACGAGGGCCAGACCGTCGTCGCGAAGGTGCTCGACGTCGATAAGGACGCCCAGCAGATCGATCTCTCGATCAAGGACGTCAACGACCACCAGCGTAAGGACACCATCCAGGAGTGGAAAAACGAGCAGAAGGCCGACAACTGGATGACCATCGCCTTCGGCGAGGACCTCGAAGACGACCGCTACGCCGACATCGCCGAGGAACTAATCGCCGGGTTCGGGTCGATGTACGATGGCTTTGAGCAGGCGGCCATCCACGGCACGGAACCGCTCGAAGAGACAGACCTCGCTGAGGACGAGGTTGACGCGATCGTCGAGGCGGCACGCGAGAACGTCTCCGTCCCGTACGTCAACGTCACGGGCTACGTCGATCTGACGTGCCCCGAGAGTGACGGCGTTGATGCAATCAAGGAAGCGATGCAGGCTGCCGAGGGCAACGGTGAAGTACCAGAGGAGATCGAACTCGACGTCACCTACGTCGGGGCTCCCGAATACCGGATCGAAGTGCAGGCTCCGGATTACAAGACGGCCGAGTCCCAACTCGAGGCGAGTGCCGACCGCGCCACGGCGGCCATCGAAGAACGCGGTGGCTCCGCCGAGTACCACCGTGAGCGGACCACCGACGAGGAATGA
- a CDS encoding RNA-protein complex protein Nop10: MKSDIRVCSAWREAHDRPVYTLDDACPDCGASAKNAVPAPFSPEDPNGEYRRALKRRHRQ, translated from the coding sequence ATGAAGTCCGACATCCGGGTGTGTTCGGCGTGGCGCGAAGCACACGACCGCCCGGTGTACACGCTCGATGACGCCTGTCCTGACTGTGGGGCATCGGCCAAAAACGCCGTTCCAGCCCCGTTTTCTCCAGAAGACCCGAACGGCGAGTATCGACGCGCTCTTAAACGACGACACCGGCAGTAG
- a CDS encoding proteasome assembly chaperone family protein has product MDEYETEVLADVDLEEPVLVEGLPGVGHVGKLAAEHLLEELDSTPVRRVYSQHFPPQVSVEDGIELASATFHAVTPEDGQDMLVLSGDHQAQDNVGHYGLVETFLDVAADFDVERIVALGGVPTGELIEEYDVIGAVTTEDLETELEDAGVDFRENEPAGGIVGVSGLLLGMGQRREWPAACLMGETSGYLVDPKSAQAVLEILQDLLGFEVDYASLEERADDMEEVVRKIQEMEQGAPSSPDEDLRYIG; this is encoded by the coding sequence ATGGACGAATACGAGACCGAAGTTCTTGCTGACGTCGACCTCGAGGAGCCGGTTCTGGTTGAGGGATTGCCGGGCGTCGGTCACGTCGGGAAACTGGCCGCCGAGCACTTACTCGAAGAACTCGACAGCACGCCGGTCCGGCGTGTCTACTCCCAGCACTTTCCGCCGCAGGTCAGCGTCGAGGATGGCATCGAACTCGCCAGTGCAACCTTCCACGCAGTCACCCCCGAGGACGGCCAGGATATGCTCGTTCTCTCGGGCGACCACCAGGCCCAGGACAACGTCGGTCACTACGGCCTCGTCGAGACCTTCCTCGACGTCGCTGCGGACTTCGACGTCGAACGCATCGTCGCGTTGGGCGGGGTCCCGACGGGCGAACTCATCGAGGAGTACGACGTCATCGGGGCGGTCACGACCGAGGATCTGGAGACGGAACTCGAGGACGCCGGCGTCGACTTCCGCGAGAACGAGCCAGCCGGGGGCATCGTCGGGGTCTCGGGCCTGCTGCTCGGGATGGGCCAGCGTCGGGAGTGGCCGGCAGCCTGTCTGATGGGCGAGACCTCGGGCTACCTCGTCGATCCCAAGAGCGCCCAGGCGGTCCTCGAAATCCTGCAGGACCTCCTCGGCTTCGAGGTCGACTATGCCTCCCTGGAAGAGCGTGCCGACGACATGGAGGAAGTCGTCCGCAAGATCCAGGAGATGGAGCAAGGTGCACCCAGCAGTCCCGACGAGGATCTCCGGTATATCGGCTGA
- a CDS encoding pyridoxal-phosphate dependent enzyme: MHTDGGIDGFDCQTCETTLAPEDVETTCPECGDPVTPVFDADALTDVVAAETDNATGIDRFAPALGFDPAAGLVSLGAGGKTVIDAPSLAAELGVDRVRIADEGRNPTGSAVDRELAVAVSVAAERDAEQIILPSTGNAARSAAAYAGRADLESLSYVPSRTPFVEKAMTNVHGGELSVVEGRYRDAAAAYDDADTDGFPVGPASPFRQLGAATLALDLFGQDGSSPDAIVLPVGHGTRLAGFFAGLQALEAGGRVGSVPQLYAAQPAGCAPIVTAYQNGGEVETWETPDSVIGPLEIPDPAVGSRALDALAASGGGAVAVTDDDALAAAVDANAATGVEVSATGGVALAGTSELAERGEIEPDGSVLVVDPLAVAAESDILRSQLMSRGI, from the coding sequence ATGCACACTGACGGCGGAATCGACGGCTTCGATTGCCAGACCTGCGAAACCACCCTCGCCCCGGAGGACGTCGAGACGACTTGCCCCGAGTGTGGCGACCCTGTCACACCGGTGTTCGACGCCGATGCACTCACAGACGTGGTTGCGGCTGAAACGGACAACGCAACCGGAATCGACCGTTTCGCCCCGGCGCTTGGATTCGACCCGGCTGCGGGGCTCGTCTCGCTCGGTGCGGGCGGAAAGACTGTCATCGACGCCCCCTCACTGGCTGCCGAACTCGGCGTCGACCGCGTCCGGATCGCCGACGAGGGACGCAATCCCACCGGCAGTGCCGTGGATCGAGAGTTGGCCGTGGCCGTCTCAGTCGCCGCTGAACGTGACGCCGAGCAGATCATTCTGCCATCGACGGGCAATGCGGCACGGTCGGCAGCCGCCTACGCCGGCCGCGCCGACCTCGAATCGCTGTCCTACGTCCCCTCCCGGACACCCTTCGTCGAGAAGGCGATGACAAACGTCCACGGCGGCGAGCTCTCGGTCGTCGAGGGACGGTATCGCGACGCGGCAGCCGCCTACGACGATGCCGACACCGACGGTTTCCCGGTCGGGCCGGCCTCGCCGTTCCGGCAACTCGGTGCGGCCACGCTTGCGCTGGATCTCTTTGGACAGGACGGATCGTCGCCAGACGCTATCGTCCTGCCGGTCGGCCACGGCACGCGACTCGCTGGCTTCTTCGCCGGGCTGCAAGCGCTCGAGGCGGGCGGTCGAGTCGGCTCAGTTCCGCAGCTGTACGCCGCTCAGCCGGCGGGATGTGCGCCGATCGTCACCGCTTACCAGAACGGCGGGGAGGTCGAGACCTGGGAGACACCGGACAGCGTGATCGGTCCCCTAGAAATCCCCGACCCGGCCGTCGGATCGCGCGCCCTCGACGCACTCGCGGCCAGCGGCGGCGGTGCAGTGGCCGTGACGGACGACGATGCTCTCGCTGCTGCCGTCGACGCCAACGCGGCGACCGGCGTCGAGGTCAGTGCGACCGGCGGTGTCGCGCTGGCCGGGACTTCTGAACTGGCCGAACGAGGAGAGATCGAACCCGATGGGTCAGTCTTAGTCGTCGATCCGCTCGCCGTCGCTGCCGAGAGCGACATCCTCCGCAGTCAGTTGATGAGCCGCGGGATCTGA